A part of Ursus arctos isolate Adak ecotype North America chromosome X, UrsArc2.0, whole genome shotgun sequence genomic DNA contains:
- the HTATSF1 gene encoding HIV Tat-specific factor 1 isoform X1, translating to MSGNNLDGNDEFDEQLRMQELYGDAKDGDTEKDPTGEPDSFGEQPADTPYEWDLDKKAWFPKITEDFIATYQANYGFSHDGASSSTANVQEGSARTAEEPPQRKTPEPSDPKKRGEKRKAESGWFHVEEDRNTNVYVSGLPPDITVDEFIQLMSKFGIIMRDPQTEEFKVKLYKDNQGNLKGDGLCCYLKRESVDLALKLLDEDEIRGYKLHVEVAKFQLKGEYDASKKKKKCKDYKKKLSLQQKQLDWRPERRAGPSRMRHERVVIIKNMFHPMDFEDDPLVLNEIREDLRVECSKFGQIRKLLLFDRHPDGVASVSFRDPEEADYCIQTLDGRWFGGRQITAQAWDGTTDYQVEETTREREERLRGWEAFLNAPEANRGLRRSNSVCASERAGPSRVRHFSEHPSTSKMNAQEAANEMAFEEPIDEKKFEKTEDGGEFEGDASEKDAKESGPEKEAEEGCPQKESEEGCLKTESEEGCPKREREDDYPERESGEGSPEKEFEEGSPKTESKENGPERESKKKRLKNDYEENGLEKESDQDGPSKEYEEEESPQKESDEDDSERESEEDFSEKQFDDGSEKEFEENGLEKDFDEEGSDREFGEENILDREFEDNDSDKSEFGDSSSERVFEEEVSEREFDEESDDKEEEEDTYEKVFDDESDEKEDEDYADEKGLEDADEKMFEDSDDKEDEEGIEVKEDEDVDEKMFEEDDSNGKLFDDEDSSEKLFDDSDERGTVRGVGNVKDEGPLSTGSSFVLSSDDDVDNI from the exons ATCACTGAAGATTTCATTGCTACATATCAGGCCAATTACGGCTTTTCTCATGATGGGGCATCTAGCTCTACTGCAAATGTCCAAGAAGGCAGTGCTAGGACTGCAGAAGAGCCTCCGCAGAGAAAAACCCCTGAACCCAGTGACCCcaaaaagaggggagaaaagagaaaggccgAATCAG gatgGTTTCAtgttgaagaagacagaaatacaAATGTCTATGTGTCTG GTTTGCCTCCAGACATTACAGTGGATGAATTTATACAGCTCATGTCCAAGTTTGGCATTATTATGAGAGATCCTCAAACGGAAGAATTTAAGGTCAAACTTTACAAAGATAATCAAGGAAATCTTAAAGGAGATGGTCTTTGCTGTTATTTGAAG AGGGAATCTGTGGATCTCGCATTAAAACTTTTGGATGAAGATGAAATTAGAGGCTACAAATTACATGTTGAAGTGGCAAAGTTTCAGCTGAAGGGGGAATATGATGCctccaagaagaagaagaagtgcaAAGACTACAAGAAAAAGCTGTCTCTGCAACagaa GCAGTTGGACTGGAGACCTGAGAGGCGAGCTGGCCCGTCCCGAATGCGCCATGAGCGAGTTGTCATCATCAAAAATATGTTCCATCCAATGGATTTTGAG GATGATCCATTGGTGCtgaatgaaatcagagaagacCTTCGAGTAGAGTGTTCAAAGTTTGGACAAATTAGGAAGCTCCTTCTCTTTGAT aGACACCCAGATGGTGTGGCCTCTGTGTCCTTCAGGGACCCAGAGGAAGCTGATTATTGTATTCAGACTCTCGATGGAAGGTGGTTTGGTGGCCGTCAAATCACTGCCCAGGCGTGGGATGGAACTACAGATTACCAG gtggaagagaccacaagagaaagggaggaaaggctGAGAGGATGGGAGGCTTTCCTCAATGCTCCCGAGGCCAATAGAGGCCTTCGGCGTTCGAATTCCGTCTGTGCTTCagaaagggcagggccttctAGGGTGAGGCATTTTTCAGAGCACCCTAGCACATCTAAAATGAATGCCCAAGAAGCCGCAAATGAAATGGCATTCGAAGAACCTATCGATGAAAAGAAGTTTGAGAAAACCGAAGATGGGGGAGAATTTGAAGGAGATGCTTCTGAAAAAGATGCCAAAGAAAGTGGCCCAGAGAAAGAGGCTGAAGAAGGCTGCCCCCAGAAGGAATCTGAAGAAGGCTGCCTCAAAACGGAGTCTGAGGAAGGCTGCCCCAAAAGAGAGCGTGAAGACGACTACCCTGAGAGAGAGTCTGGAGAAGGCAGTCCTGAAAAAGAGTTTGAAGAGGGTAGTCCTAAAACAGAGTCTAAAGAGAATGGCCCCGAGCGGGAATCCAAAAAGAAGAGGCTCAAAAATGATTATGAAGAGAATGGCCTTGAAAAGGAATCTGACCAAGATGGCCCCAGCAAGGAGTATGAAGAGGAGGAGAGCCCCCAAAAGGAGTCTGATGAAGACGACTCGGAAAGGGAATCCGAAGAAGACTTCTCTGAAAAGCAGTTTGACGATGGCTCTGAGAAAGAATTCGAAGAGAACGGCCTCGAGAAGGATTTTGATGAGGAAGGCTCCGACAGGGAGTTTGGCGAAGAAAACATTCTCGATAGGGAGTTCGAAGACAATGACTCTGACAAATCGGAATTTGGAGATAGCAGCTCTGAAAGGGTGTTTGAGGAGGAAGTCTCTGAGAGAGAGTTTGATGAAGAGTCCGATgacaaggaagaagaagaagacacaTACGAAAAGGTGTTTGATGACGAGTCGGATGAAAAAGAGGACGAAGACTACGCAGATGAAAAGGGGCTCGAAGACGCTGACGAGAAGATGTTTGAAGATTCAGACGACAAAGAAGACGAGGAAGGAATAGAGGTAAAGGAAGATGAAGACGTGGACGAAAAGATGTTCGAAGAGGATGATTCCAACGGGAAGCTGTTCGACGACGAGGATTCCAGTGAGAAGCTGTTTGACGACTCCGACGAGAGAGGGACAGTGAGGGGCGTGGGGAATGTGAAAGATGAAGGTCCCCTGTCCACGGGCAGCAGCTTTGTCCTCAGTAGCGACGACGACGTCGACAACATTTAA
- the HTATSF1 gene encoding HIV Tat-specific factor 1 isoform X2, which translates to MSGNNLDGNDEFDEQLRMQELYGDAKDGDTEKDPTGEPDSFGEQPADTPYEWDLDKKAWFPKITEDFIATYQANYGFSHDGASSSTANVQEGSARTAEEPPQRKTPEPSDPKKRGEKRKAESGWFHVEEDRNTNVYVSGLPPDITVDEFIQLMSKFGIIMRDPQTEEFKVKLYKDNQGNLKGDGLCCYLKRESVDLALKLLDEDEIRGYKLHVEVAKFQLKGEYDASKKKKKCKDYKKKLSLQQKQLDWRPERRAGPSRMRHERVVIIKNMFHPMDFERHPDGVASVSFRDPEEADYCIQTLDGRWFGGRQITAQAWDGTTDYQVEETTREREERLRGWEAFLNAPEANRGLRRSNSVCASERAGPSRVRHFSEHPSTSKMNAQEAANEMAFEEPIDEKKFEKTEDGGEFEGDASEKDAKESGPEKEAEEGCPQKESEEGCLKTESEEGCPKREREDDYPERESGEGSPEKEFEEGSPKTESKENGPERESKKKRLKNDYEENGLEKESDQDGPSKEYEEEESPQKESDEDDSERESEEDFSEKQFDDGSEKEFEENGLEKDFDEEGSDREFGEENILDREFEDNDSDKSEFGDSSSERVFEEEVSEREFDEESDDKEEEEDTYEKVFDDESDEKEDEDYADEKGLEDADEKMFEDSDDKEDEEGIEVKEDEDVDEKMFEEDDSNGKLFDDEDSSEKLFDDSDERGTVRGVGNVKDEGPLSTGSSFVLSSDDDVDNI; encoded by the exons ATCACTGAAGATTTCATTGCTACATATCAGGCCAATTACGGCTTTTCTCATGATGGGGCATCTAGCTCTACTGCAAATGTCCAAGAAGGCAGTGCTAGGACTGCAGAAGAGCCTCCGCAGAGAAAAACCCCTGAACCCAGTGACCCcaaaaagaggggagaaaagagaaaggccgAATCAG gatgGTTTCAtgttgaagaagacagaaatacaAATGTCTATGTGTCTG GTTTGCCTCCAGACATTACAGTGGATGAATTTATACAGCTCATGTCCAAGTTTGGCATTATTATGAGAGATCCTCAAACGGAAGAATTTAAGGTCAAACTTTACAAAGATAATCAAGGAAATCTTAAAGGAGATGGTCTTTGCTGTTATTTGAAG AGGGAATCTGTGGATCTCGCATTAAAACTTTTGGATGAAGATGAAATTAGAGGCTACAAATTACATGTTGAAGTGGCAAAGTTTCAGCTGAAGGGGGAATATGATGCctccaagaagaagaagaagtgcaAAGACTACAAGAAAAAGCTGTCTCTGCAACagaa GCAGTTGGACTGGAGACCTGAGAGGCGAGCTGGCCCGTCCCGAATGCGCCATGAGCGAGTTGTCATCATCAAAAATATGTTCCATCCAATGGATTTTGAG aGACACCCAGATGGTGTGGCCTCTGTGTCCTTCAGGGACCCAGAGGAAGCTGATTATTGTATTCAGACTCTCGATGGAAGGTGGTTTGGTGGCCGTCAAATCACTGCCCAGGCGTGGGATGGAACTACAGATTACCAG gtggaagagaccacaagagaaagggaggaaaggctGAGAGGATGGGAGGCTTTCCTCAATGCTCCCGAGGCCAATAGAGGCCTTCGGCGTTCGAATTCCGTCTGTGCTTCagaaagggcagggccttctAGGGTGAGGCATTTTTCAGAGCACCCTAGCACATCTAAAATGAATGCCCAAGAAGCCGCAAATGAAATGGCATTCGAAGAACCTATCGATGAAAAGAAGTTTGAGAAAACCGAAGATGGGGGAGAATTTGAAGGAGATGCTTCTGAAAAAGATGCCAAAGAAAGTGGCCCAGAGAAAGAGGCTGAAGAAGGCTGCCCCCAGAAGGAATCTGAAGAAGGCTGCCTCAAAACGGAGTCTGAGGAAGGCTGCCCCAAAAGAGAGCGTGAAGACGACTACCCTGAGAGAGAGTCTGGAGAAGGCAGTCCTGAAAAAGAGTTTGAAGAGGGTAGTCCTAAAACAGAGTCTAAAGAGAATGGCCCCGAGCGGGAATCCAAAAAGAAGAGGCTCAAAAATGATTATGAAGAGAATGGCCTTGAAAAGGAATCTGACCAAGATGGCCCCAGCAAGGAGTATGAAGAGGAGGAGAGCCCCCAAAAGGAGTCTGATGAAGACGACTCGGAAAGGGAATCCGAAGAAGACTTCTCTGAAAAGCAGTTTGACGATGGCTCTGAGAAAGAATTCGAAGAGAACGGCCTCGAGAAGGATTTTGATGAGGAAGGCTCCGACAGGGAGTTTGGCGAAGAAAACATTCTCGATAGGGAGTTCGAAGACAATGACTCTGACAAATCGGAATTTGGAGATAGCAGCTCTGAAAGGGTGTTTGAGGAGGAAGTCTCTGAGAGAGAGTTTGATGAAGAGTCCGATgacaaggaagaagaagaagacacaTACGAAAAGGTGTTTGATGACGAGTCGGATGAAAAAGAGGACGAAGACTACGCAGATGAAAAGGGGCTCGAAGACGCTGACGAGAAGATGTTTGAAGATTCAGACGACAAAGAAGACGAGGAAGGAATAGAGGTAAAGGAAGATGAAGACGTGGACGAAAAGATGTTCGAAGAGGATGATTCCAACGGGAAGCTGTTCGACGACGAGGATTCCAGTGAGAAGCTGTTTGACGACTCCGACGAGAGAGGGACAGTGAGGGGCGTGGGGAATGTGAAAGATGAAGGTCCCCTGTCCACGGGCAGCAGCTTTGTCCTCAGTAGCGACGACGACGTCGACAACATTTAA